The following are encoded in a window of Astyanax mexicanus isolate ESR-SI-001 chromosome 6, AstMex3_surface, whole genome shotgun sequence genomic DNA:
- the LOC103036967 gene encoding polycomb protein SCMH1 isoform X2: MRKPVLHKALEWKDAKRIKHPRSGRPSRVPLQYQGTLITTGHFSWEKYLKETGAIAAPAHCFKQSTTPPVNEFKAGMKLEAQDPRNTTSTCIATVVGLTGSRLRLRLDGSDNKNDFWRLVDSSEIQPIGSCEKSGGMLQPPLGFRLNASSWPMFLLKTLNGAEMAPPRIFHKEPPSPEQNCFQVGMKLEAVDRKNPHFICPATVGALRGVEVQVTFDGWRGAFDYYCRYDSRDIFPVGWCSLTGDNLQPPGTKVGLPKQLGALSSLPDGGVEGAGMPPTSTKPPAQKGRKPGRRKTKLTSAWGQKGTPATVGLEVDQPEKALEPVKVPKKRGPKPGSKLGWAKQSAWLEGAMAGPGRPRGRLPASWTQRLQQQEMEPIKIPKKRGPKPGSKRKPRVVPDPVPNSPTSSTPEPDTSSVPLDNATIPSSALQAPTVCVYLNKQGKVGPHFDPRRVQALPDHFGPGRASSVLQQCVQACVDCAHNQNTVFSCLKPGHGGELISAHFDQQQHTLTLPAVNSVTYVLRFLEKLCHNLHCDPLFGSQPVPLGGVHYDSHTYTERRDLNSGPGRGTKRSIQESYNSSLLPHKITKTHRLSSEEPFPVENGGSEHLEKTPLSPSKNLSLHPLSQSSSSPSRLHRLGSAGSERFLSSRESPRPSGQDPNLWTVEDVMQFIRDVDPQLGSHADLFRKHEIDGKALLLLRSDMMMKYMGLKLGPALKLTFHIDKLKQVR; this comes from the exons ATGAGAAAACCTGTGCTACACAAAG cTCTTGAATGGAAAGATGCCAAGCGTATCAAACATCCTCGCAGTGGGCGGCCGTCACGTGTTCCATTGCAGTATCAAGGTACCTTGATAACCACAG GGCATTTCAGCTGGGAGAAGTATCTGAAAGAGACTGGTGCAATAGCTGCTCCTGCCCATTGTTTCAAACAA AGCACTACACCCCCAGTAAATGAATTCAAGGCAGGGATGAAGCTGGAGGCTCAGGATCCCAGGAACACCACATCGACCTGTATTGCCACGGTTGTGGGACTGACCGGCTCACGCCTTAGGTTACGCCTGGATGGCAGCGACAACAAGAACGACTTCTGGCGCCTGGTAGATTCGTCTGAGATCCAGCCCATTGGCAGCTGTGAGAAGAGTGGAGGCATGTTGCAGCCACCCTTGG gGTTCCGTCTGAACGCATCATCCTGGCCTATGTTCTTACTGAAAACACTCAACGGTGCTGAGATGGCACCACCACGCATCTTTCACAAG GAGCCTCCCTCTCCAGAGCAGAACTGTTTCCAAGTGGGTATGAAGCTAGAGGCGGTGGATAGGAAGAACCCACACTTTATTTGCCCCGCCACAGTGGGGGCCCTGCGAGGCGTGGAGGTGCAGGTCACCTTCGATGGCTGGAGGGGTGCCTTTGACTACTATTGCCGTTACGACTCCAGAGACATCTTTCCAGTGGGCTGGTGCTCACTCACCGGAGACAACCTGCAGCCACCTGGAACTAAAG tggggttaccgaagcagctggGTGCTTTGAGCTCCCTGCCTGACGGAGGTGTGGAGGGTGCAGGTATGCCCCCTACGTCAACCAAGCCTCCAGCCCAGAAGGGACGAAAACCTGGCCGCAGGAAAACTAAGCTGACCAGCGCCTGGGGCCAAAAAGGCACCCCAGCCACTGTGGGGCTTGAGGTAGACCAGCCTGAAAAAGCACTTGAACCAGTAAAAGTCCCCAAGAAGAGAGGACCCAAACCTGGAAGCAAG ctAGGCTGGGCTAAGCAGTCTGCATGGCTGGAGGGAGCGATGGCAGGTCCTGGTAGACCCAGAGGCCGACTGCCAGCCAGCTGGACTCAAAGACTGCAGCAGCAGGAGATGGAGCCCATCAAGATTCCAAAAAAGAGAGGTCCCAAACCTGGCAGCAAG AGGAAACCACGTGTGGTACCGGACCCAGTGCCCAATTCCCCCACGAGCAGCACTCCAGAACCAGACACCAGCTCTGTGCCTTTGGATAATGCTACCATACCCAGCTCTGCCCTACAGGCTCCAACAG TTTGTGTGTACCTGAACAAGCAAGGGAAGGTTGGTCCTCACTTTGACCCACGGCGTGTGCAGGCTCTGCCTGACCACTTTGGCCCTGGTCGGGCATCCTCTGTGCTGCAGCAGTGTGTACAGGCCTGTGTGGACTGTGCCCACAACCAGAATACTGTCTTCAGCTGCCTCAAACCAGGGCATGGGGGGGAGCTTATCTCAG cACACTTTGACCAGCAGCAGCACACGTTGACCTTACCAGCAGTAAACAGTGTGACATATGTGCTGCGCTTCCTGGAGAAGCTCTGCCACAACCTGCACTGCGATCCTCTGTTTGGCAGCCAGCCTGTGCCTCTGGGAGGGGTCCACTATGACAGCCATACTTACACAG AGCGAAGAGACCTGAATTCAGGGCCTGGCCGAGGTACTAAAAGATCTATTCAGGAATCATACAACAGCAGCCTGCTGCCCCACAAAATCACAAAAACCCATCGCCTTTCCTCTGAAG AGCCATTTCCAGTGGAGAATGGAGGCTCAGAGCACTTGGAAAAAACACCACTCTCCCCTAGTAAGAATCTGAGTCTGCACCCTCTTTCTCAAAGCAGTAGTTCCCCCAGCCGGCTTCATCGCCTGGGCTCTGCAG GTTCAGAGCGCTTCCTGAGCTCCAGGGAGAGCCCACGACCCAGTGGCCAGGACCCCAACCTGTGGACAGTGGAAGACGTCATGCAGTTTATTCGAGATGTGGACCCTCAGCTAGGCTCGCATGCAGACCTTTTCCGCAAGCAT GAGATTGATGGAAAGGCCCTCCTCTTGCTGCGCAGTGACATGATGATGAAATACATGGGCCTGAAGCTCGGTCCTGCCCTCAAACTCACCTTCCATATCGACAAACTCAAACAGGTTCGCTGA
- the LOC103036967 gene encoding polycomb protein SCMH1 isoform X3, whose product MRKPVLHKALEWKDAKRIKHPRSGRPSRVPLQYQGHFSWEKYLKETGAIAAPAHCFKQSTTPPVNEFKAGMKLEAQDPRNTTSTCIATVVGLTGSRLRLRLDGSDNKNDFWRLVDSSEIQPIGSCEKSGGMLQPPLGFRLNASSWPMFLLKTLNGAEMAPPRIFHKQEPPSPEQNCFQVGMKLEAVDRKNPHFICPATVGALRGVEVQVTFDGWRGAFDYYCRYDSRDIFPVGWCSLTGDNLQPPGTKVGLPKQLGALSSLPDGGVEGAGMPPTSTKPPAQKGRKPGRRKTKLTSAWGQKGTPATVGLEVDQPEKALEPVKVPKKRGPKPGSKLGWAKQSAWLEGAMAGPGRPRGRLPASWTQRLQQQEMEPIKIPKKRGPKPGSKRKPRVVPDPVPNSPTSSTPEPDTSSVPLDNATIPSSALQAPTVCVYLNKQGKVGPHFDPRRVQALPDHFGPGRASSVLQQCVQACVDCAHNQNTVFSCLKPGHGGELISAHFDQQQHTLTLPAVNSVTYVLRFLEKLCHNLHCDPLFGSQPVPLGGVHYDSHTYTERRDLNSGPGRGTKRSIQESYNSSLLPHKITKTHRLSSEEPFPVENGGSEHLEKTPLSPSKNLSLHPLSQSSSSPSRLHRLGSAGSERFLSSRESPRPSGQDPNLWTVEDVMQFIRDVDPQLGSHADLFRKHEIDGKALLLLRSDMMMKYMGLKLGPALKLTFHIDKLKQVR is encoded by the exons ATGAGAAAACCTGTGCTACACAAAG cTCTTGAATGGAAAGATGCCAAGCGTATCAAACATCCTCGCAGTGGGCGGCCGTCACGTGTTCCATTGCAGTATCAAG GGCATTTCAGCTGGGAGAAGTATCTGAAAGAGACTGGTGCAATAGCTGCTCCTGCCCATTGTTTCAAACAA AGCACTACACCCCCAGTAAATGAATTCAAGGCAGGGATGAAGCTGGAGGCTCAGGATCCCAGGAACACCACATCGACCTGTATTGCCACGGTTGTGGGACTGACCGGCTCACGCCTTAGGTTACGCCTGGATGGCAGCGACAACAAGAACGACTTCTGGCGCCTGGTAGATTCGTCTGAGATCCAGCCCATTGGCAGCTGTGAGAAGAGTGGAGGCATGTTGCAGCCACCCTTGG gGTTCCGTCTGAACGCATCATCCTGGCCTATGTTCTTACTGAAAACACTCAACGGTGCTGAGATGGCACCACCACGCATCTTTCACAAG CAGGAGCCTCCCTCTCCAGAGCAGAACTGTTTCCAAGTGGGTATGAAGCTAGAGGCGGTGGATAGGAAGAACCCACACTTTATTTGCCCCGCCACAGTGGGGGCCCTGCGAGGCGTGGAGGTGCAGGTCACCTTCGATGGCTGGAGGGGTGCCTTTGACTACTATTGCCGTTACGACTCCAGAGACATCTTTCCAGTGGGCTGGTGCTCACTCACCGGAGACAACCTGCAGCCACCTGGAACTAAAG tggggttaccgaagcagctggGTGCTTTGAGCTCCCTGCCTGACGGAGGTGTGGAGGGTGCAGGTATGCCCCCTACGTCAACCAAGCCTCCAGCCCAGAAGGGACGAAAACCTGGCCGCAGGAAAACTAAGCTGACCAGCGCCTGGGGCCAAAAAGGCACCCCAGCCACTGTGGGGCTTGAGGTAGACCAGCCTGAAAAAGCACTTGAACCAGTAAAAGTCCCCAAGAAGAGAGGACCCAAACCTGGAAGCAAG ctAGGCTGGGCTAAGCAGTCTGCATGGCTGGAGGGAGCGATGGCAGGTCCTGGTAGACCCAGAGGCCGACTGCCAGCCAGCTGGACTCAAAGACTGCAGCAGCAGGAGATGGAGCCCATCAAGATTCCAAAAAAGAGAGGTCCCAAACCTGGCAGCAAG AGGAAACCACGTGTGGTACCGGACCCAGTGCCCAATTCCCCCACGAGCAGCACTCCAGAACCAGACACCAGCTCTGTGCCTTTGGATAATGCTACCATACCCAGCTCTGCCCTACAGGCTCCAACAG TTTGTGTGTACCTGAACAAGCAAGGGAAGGTTGGTCCTCACTTTGACCCACGGCGTGTGCAGGCTCTGCCTGACCACTTTGGCCCTGGTCGGGCATCCTCTGTGCTGCAGCAGTGTGTACAGGCCTGTGTGGACTGTGCCCACAACCAGAATACTGTCTTCAGCTGCCTCAAACCAGGGCATGGGGGGGAGCTTATCTCAG cACACTTTGACCAGCAGCAGCACACGTTGACCTTACCAGCAGTAAACAGTGTGACATATGTGCTGCGCTTCCTGGAGAAGCTCTGCCACAACCTGCACTGCGATCCTCTGTTTGGCAGCCAGCCTGTGCCTCTGGGAGGGGTCCACTATGACAGCCATACTTACACAG AGCGAAGAGACCTGAATTCAGGGCCTGGCCGAGGTACTAAAAGATCTATTCAGGAATCATACAACAGCAGCCTGCTGCCCCACAAAATCACAAAAACCCATCGCCTTTCCTCTGAAG AGCCATTTCCAGTGGAGAATGGAGGCTCAGAGCACTTGGAAAAAACACCACTCTCCCCTAGTAAGAATCTGAGTCTGCACCCTCTTTCTCAAAGCAGTAGTTCCCCCAGCCGGCTTCATCGCCTGGGCTCTGCAG GTTCAGAGCGCTTCCTGAGCTCCAGGGAGAGCCCACGACCCAGTGGCCAGGACCCCAACCTGTGGACAGTGGAAGACGTCATGCAGTTTATTCGAGATGTGGACCCTCAGCTAGGCTCGCATGCAGACCTTTTCCGCAAGCAT GAGATTGATGGAAAGGCCCTCCTCTTGCTGCGCAGTGACATGATGATGAAATACATGGGCCTGAAGCTCGGTCCTGCCCTCAAACTCACCTTCCATATCGACAAACTCAAACAGGTTCGCTGA
- the LOC103036967 gene encoding polycomb protein SCMH1 isoform X1, protein MRKPVLHKALEWKDAKRIKHPRSGRPSRVPLQYQGTLITTGHFSWEKYLKETGAIAAPAHCFKQSTTPPVNEFKAGMKLEAQDPRNTTSTCIATVVGLTGSRLRLRLDGSDNKNDFWRLVDSSEIQPIGSCEKSGGMLQPPLGFRLNASSWPMFLLKTLNGAEMAPPRIFHKQEPPSPEQNCFQVGMKLEAVDRKNPHFICPATVGALRGVEVQVTFDGWRGAFDYYCRYDSRDIFPVGWCSLTGDNLQPPGTKVGLPKQLGALSSLPDGGVEGAGMPPTSTKPPAQKGRKPGRRKTKLTSAWGQKGTPATVGLEVDQPEKALEPVKVPKKRGPKPGSKLGWAKQSAWLEGAMAGPGRPRGRLPASWTQRLQQQEMEPIKIPKKRGPKPGSKRKPRVVPDPVPNSPTSSTPEPDTSSVPLDNATIPSSALQAPTVCVYLNKQGKVGPHFDPRRVQALPDHFGPGRASSVLQQCVQACVDCAHNQNTVFSCLKPGHGGELISAHFDQQQHTLTLPAVNSVTYVLRFLEKLCHNLHCDPLFGSQPVPLGGVHYDSHTYTERRDLNSGPGRGTKRSIQESYNSSLLPHKITKTHRLSSEEPFPVENGGSEHLEKTPLSPSKNLSLHPLSQSSSSPSRLHRLGSAGSERFLSSRESPRPSGQDPNLWTVEDVMQFIRDVDPQLGSHADLFRKHEIDGKALLLLRSDMMMKYMGLKLGPALKLTFHIDKLKQVR, encoded by the exons ATGAGAAAACCTGTGCTACACAAAG cTCTTGAATGGAAAGATGCCAAGCGTATCAAACATCCTCGCAGTGGGCGGCCGTCACGTGTTCCATTGCAGTATCAAGGTACCTTGATAACCACAG GGCATTTCAGCTGGGAGAAGTATCTGAAAGAGACTGGTGCAATAGCTGCTCCTGCCCATTGTTTCAAACAA AGCACTACACCCCCAGTAAATGAATTCAAGGCAGGGATGAAGCTGGAGGCTCAGGATCCCAGGAACACCACATCGACCTGTATTGCCACGGTTGTGGGACTGACCGGCTCACGCCTTAGGTTACGCCTGGATGGCAGCGACAACAAGAACGACTTCTGGCGCCTGGTAGATTCGTCTGAGATCCAGCCCATTGGCAGCTGTGAGAAGAGTGGAGGCATGTTGCAGCCACCCTTGG gGTTCCGTCTGAACGCATCATCCTGGCCTATGTTCTTACTGAAAACACTCAACGGTGCTGAGATGGCACCACCACGCATCTTTCACAAG CAGGAGCCTCCCTCTCCAGAGCAGAACTGTTTCCAAGTGGGTATGAAGCTAGAGGCGGTGGATAGGAAGAACCCACACTTTATTTGCCCCGCCACAGTGGGGGCCCTGCGAGGCGTGGAGGTGCAGGTCACCTTCGATGGCTGGAGGGGTGCCTTTGACTACTATTGCCGTTACGACTCCAGAGACATCTTTCCAGTGGGCTGGTGCTCACTCACCGGAGACAACCTGCAGCCACCTGGAACTAAAG tggggttaccgaagcagctggGTGCTTTGAGCTCCCTGCCTGACGGAGGTGTGGAGGGTGCAGGTATGCCCCCTACGTCAACCAAGCCTCCAGCCCAGAAGGGACGAAAACCTGGCCGCAGGAAAACTAAGCTGACCAGCGCCTGGGGCCAAAAAGGCACCCCAGCCACTGTGGGGCTTGAGGTAGACCAGCCTGAAAAAGCACTTGAACCAGTAAAAGTCCCCAAGAAGAGAGGACCCAAACCTGGAAGCAAG ctAGGCTGGGCTAAGCAGTCTGCATGGCTGGAGGGAGCGATGGCAGGTCCTGGTAGACCCAGAGGCCGACTGCCAGCCAGCTGGACTCAAAGACTGCAGCAGCAGGAGATGGAGCCCATCAAGATTCCAAAAAAGAGAGGTCCCAAACCTGGCAGCAAG AGGAAACCACGTGTGGTACCGGACCCAGTGCCCAATTCCCCCACGAGCAGCACTCCAGAACCAGACACCAGCTCTGTGCCTTTGGATAATGCTACCATACCCAGCTCTGCCCTACAGGCTCCAACAG TTTGTGTGTACCTGAACAAGCAAGGGAAGGTTGGTCCTCACTTTGACCCACGGCGTGTGCAGGCTCTGCCTGACCACTTTGGCCCTGGTCGGGCATCCTCTGTGCTGCAGCAGTGTGTACAGGCCTGTGTGGACTGTGCCCACAACCAGAATACTGTCTTCAGCTGCCTCAAACCAGGGCATGGGGGGGAGCTTATCTCAG cACACTTTGACCAGCAGCAGCACACGTTGACCTTACCAGCAGTAAACAGTGTGACATATGTGCTGCGCTTCCTGGAGAAGCTCTGCCACAACCTGCACTGCGATCCTCTGTTTGGCAGCCAGCCTGTGCCTCTGGGAGGGGTCCACTATGACAGCCATACTTACACAG AGCGAAGAGACCTGAATTCAGGGCCTGGCCGAGGTACTAAAAGATCTATTCAGGAATCATACAACAGCAGCCTGCTGCCCCACAAAATCACAAAAACCCATCGCCTTTCCTCTGAAG AGCCATTTCCAGTGGAGAATGGAGGCTCAGAGCACTTGGAAAAAACACCACTCTCCCCTAGTAAGAATCTGAGTCTGCACCCTCTTTCTCAAAGCAGTAGTTCCCCCAGCCGGCTTCATCGCCTGGGCTCTGCAG GTTCAGAGCGCTTCCTGAGCTCCAGGGAGAGCCCACGACCCAGTGGCCAGGACCCCAACCTGTGGACAGTGGAAGACGTCATGCAGTTTATTCGAGATGTGGACCCTCAGCTAGGCTCGCATGCAGACCTTTTCCGCAAGCAT GAGATTGATGGAAAGGCCCTCCTCTTGCTGCGCAGTGACATGATGATGAAATACATGGGCCTGAAGCTCGGTCCTGCCCTCAAACTCACCTTCCATATCGACAAACTCAAACAGGTTCGCTGA
- the LOC103036967 gene encoding polycomb protein SCMH1 isoform X5, translating to MRKPVLHKALEWKDAKRIKHPRSGRPSRVPLQYQGTLITTGHFSWEKYLKETGAIAAPAHCFKQSTTPPVNEFKAGMKLEAQDPRNTTSTCIATVVGLTGSRLRLRLDGSDNKNDFWRLVDSSEIQPIGSCEKSGGMLQPPLGFRLNASSWPMFLLKTLNGAEMAPPRIFHKQEPPSPEQNCFQVGMKLEAVDRKNPHFICPATVGALRGVEVQVTFDGWRGAFDYYCRYDSRDIFPVGWCSLTGDNLQPPGTKVGLPKQLGALSSLPDGGVEGAGMPPTSTKPPAQKGRKPGRRKTKLTSAWGQKGTPATVGLEVDQPEKALEPVKVPKKRGPKPGSKLGWAKQSAWLEGAMAGPGRPRGRLPASWTQRLQQQEMEPIKIPKKRGPKPGSKRKPRVVPDPVPNSPTSSTPEPDTSSVPLDNATIPSSALQAPTVCVYLNKQGKVGPHFDPRRVQALPDHFGPGRASSVLQQCVQACVDCAHNQNTVFSCLKPGHGGELISAHFDQQQHTLTLPAVNSVTYVLRFLEKLCHNLHCDPLFGSQPVPLGGVHYDSHTYTERRDLNSGPGRGTKRSIQESYNSSLLPHKITKTHRLSSEEPFPVENGGSEHLEKTPLSPSKNLSLHPLSQSSSSPSRLHRLGSAAGHLWTNNIQSR from the exons ATGAGAAAACCTGTGCTACACAAAG cTCTTGAATGGAAAGATGCCAAGCGTATCAAACATCCTCGCAGTGGGCGGCCGTCACGTGTTCCATTGCAGTATCAAGGTACCTTGATAACCACAG GGCATTTCAGCTGGGAGAAGTATCTGAAAGAGACTGGTGCAATAGCTGCTCCTGCCCATTGTTTCAAACAA AGCACTACACCCCCAGTAAATGAATTCAAGGCAGGGATGAAGCTGGAGGCTCAGGATCCCAGGAACACCACATCGACCTGTATTGCCACGGTTGTGGGACTGACCGGCTCACGCCTTAGGTTACGCCTGGATGGCAGCGACAACAAGAACGACTTCTGGCGCCTGGTAGATTCGTCTGAGATCCAGCCCATTGGCAGCTGTGAGAAGAGTGGAGGCATGTTGCAGCCACCCTTGG gGTTCCGTCTGAACGCATCATCCTGGCCTATGTTCTTACTGAAAACACTCAACGGTGCTGAGATGGCACCACCACGCATCTTTCACAAG CAGGAGCCTCCCTCTCCAGAGCAGAACTGTTTCCAAGTGGGTATGAAGCTAGAGGCGGTGGATAGGAAGAACCCACACTTTATTTGCCCCGCCACAGTGGGGGCCCTGCGAGGCGTGGAGGTGCAGGTCACCTTCGATGGCTGGAGGGGTGCCTTTGACTACTATTGCCGTTACGACTCCAGAGACATCTTTCCAGTGGGCTGGTGCTCACTCACCGGAGACAACCTGCAGCCACCTGGAACTAAAG tggggttaccgaagcagctggGTGCTTTGAGCTCCCTGCCTGACGGAGGTGTGGAGGGTGCAGGTATGCCCCCTACGTCAACCAAGCCTCCAGCCCAGAAGGGACGAAAACCTGGCCGCAGGAAAACTAAGCTGACCAGCGCCTGGGGCCAAAAAGGCACCCCAGCCACTGTGGGGCTTGAGGTAGACCAGCCTGAAAAAGCACTTGAACCAGTAAAAGTCCCCAAGAAGAGAGGACCCAAACCTGGAAGCAAG ctAGGCTGGGCTAAGCAGTCTGCATGGCTGGAGGGAGCGATGGCAGGTCCTGGTAGACCCAGAGGCCGACTGCCAGCCAGCTGGACTCAAAGACTGCAGCAGCAGGAGATGGAGCCCATCAAGATTCCAAAAAAGAGAGGTCCCAAACCTGGCAGCAAG AGGAAACCACGTGTGGTACCGGACCCAGTGCCCAATTCCCCCACGAGCAGCACTCCAGAACCAGACACCAGCTCTGTGCCTTTGGATAATGCTACCATACCCAGCTCTGCCCTACAGGCTCCAACAG TTTGTGTGTACCTGAACAAGCAAGGGAAGGTTGGTCCTCACTTTGACCCACGGCGTGTGCAGGCTCTGCCTGACCACTTTGGCCCTGGTCGGGCATCCTCTGTGCTGCAGCAGTGTGTACAGGCCTGTGTGGACTGTGCCCACAACCAGAATACTGTCTTCAGCTGCCTCAAACCAGGGCATGGGGGGGAGCTTATCTCAG cACACTTTGACCAGCAGCAGCACACGTTGACCTTACCAGCAGTAAACAGTGTGACATATGTGCTGCGCTTCCTGGAGAAGCTCTGCCACAACCTGCACTGCGATCCTCTGTTTGGCAGCCAGCCTGTGCCTCTGGGAGGGGTCCACTATGACAGCCATACTTACACAG AGCGAAGAGACCTGAATTCAGGGCCTGGCCGAGGTACTAAAAGATCTATTCAGGAATCATACAACAGCAGCCTGCTGCCCCACAAAATCACAAAAACCCATCGCCTTTCCTCTGAAG AGCCATTTCCAGTGGAGAATGGAGGCTCAGAGCACTTGGAAAAAACACCACTCTCCCCTAGTAAGAATCTGAGTCTGCACCCTCTTTCTCAAAGCAGTAGTTCCCCCAGCCGGCTTCATCGCCTGGGCTCTGCAG CTGGGCATCTTTGGACAAATAACATACAATCACGATA G
- the LOC103036967 gene encoding polycomb protein SCMH1 isoform X4 yields the protein MRKPVLHKALEWKDAKRIKHPRSGRPSRVPLQYQGTLITTGHFSWEKYLKETGAIAAPAHCFKQSTTPPVNEFKAGMKLEAQDPRNTTSTCIATVVGLTGSRLRLRLDGSDNKNDFWRLVDSSEIQPIGSCEKSGGMLQPPLGFRLNASSWPMFLLKTLNGAEMAPPRIFHKQEPPSPEQNCFQVGMKLEAVDRKNPHFICPATVGALRGVEVQVTFDGWRGAFDYYCRYDSRDIFPVGWCSLTGDNLQPPGTKVGLPKQLGALSSLPDGGVEGAGMPPTSTKPPAQKGRKPGRRKTKLTSAWGQKGTPATVGLEVDQPEKALEPVKVPKKRGPKPGSKLGWAKQSAWLEGAMAGPGRPRGRLPASWTQRLQQQEMEPIKIPKKRGPKPGSKRKPRVVPDPVPNSPTSSTPEPDTSSVPLDNATIPSSALQAPTVCVYLNKQGKVGPHFDPRRVQALPDHFGPGRASSVLQQCVQACVDCAHNQNTVFSCLKPGHGGELISAHFDQQQHTLTLPAVNSVTYVLRFLEKLCHNLHCDPLFGSQPVPLGGVHYDSHTYTERRDLNSGPGRGTKRSIQESYNSSLLPHKITKTHRLSSEEPFPVENGGSEHLEKTPLSPSKNLSLHPLSQSSSSPSRLHRLGSAAGHLWTNNIQSR from the exons ATGAGAAAACCTGTGCTACACAAAG cTCTTGAATGGAAAGATGCCAAGCGTATCAAACATCCTCGCAGTGGGCGGCCGTCACGTGTTCCATTGCAGTATCAAGGTACCTTGATAACCACAG GGCATTTCAGCTGGGAGAAGTATCTGAAAGAGACTGGTGCAATAGCTGCTCCTGCCCATTGTTTCAAACAA AGCACTACACCCCCAGTAAATGAATTCAAGGCAGGGATGAAGCTGGAGGCTCAGGATCCCAGGAACACCACATCGACCTGTATTGCCACGGTTGTGGGACTGACCGGCTCACGCCTTAGGTTACGCCTGGATGGCAGCGACAACAAGAACGACTTCTGGCGCCTGGTAGATTCGTCTGAGATCCAGCCCATTGGCAGCTGTGAGAAGAGTGGAGGCATGTTGCAGCCACCCTTGG gGTTCCGTCTGAACGCATCATCCTGGCCTATGTTCTTACTGAAAACACTCAACGGTGCTGAGATGGCACCACCACGCATCTTTCACAAG CAGGAGCCTCCCTCTCCAGAGCAGAACTGTTTCCAAGTGGGTATGAAGCTAGAGGCGGTGGATAGGAAGAACCCACACTTTATTTGCCCCGCCACAGTGGGGGCCCTGCGAGGCGTGGAGGTGCAGGTCACCTTCGATGGCTGGAGGGGTGCCTTTGACTACTATTGCCGTTACGACTCCAGAGACATCTTTCCAGTGGGCTGGTGCTCACTCACCGGAGACAACCTGCAGCCACCTGGAACTAAAG tggggttaccgaagcagctggGTGCTTTGAGCTCCCTGCCTGACGGAGGTGTGGAGGGTGCAGGTATGCCCCCTACGTCAACCAAGCCTCCAGCCCAGAAGGGACGAAAACCTGGCCGCAGGAAAACTAAGCTGACCAGCGCCTGGGGCCAAAAAGGCACCCCAGCCACTGTGGGGCTTGAGGTAGACCAGCCTGAAAAAGCACTTGAACCAGTAAAAGTCCCCAAGAAGAGAGGACCCAAACCTGGAAGCAAG ctAGGCTGGGCTAAGCAGTCTGCATGGCTGGAGGGAGCGATGGCAGGTCCTGGTAGACCCAGAGGCCGACTGCCAGCCAGCTGGACTCAAAGACTGCAGCAGCAGGAGATGGAGCCCATCAAGATTCCAAAAAAGAGAGGTCCCAAACCTGGCAGCAAG AGGAAACCACGTGTGGTACCGGACCCAGTGCCCAATTCCCCCACGAGCAGCACTCCAGAACCAGACACCAGCTCTGTGCCTTTGGATAATGCTACCATACCCAGCTCTGCCCTACAGGCTCCAACAG TTTGTGTGTACCTGAACAAGCAAGGGAAGGTTGGTCCTCACTTTGACCCACGGCGTGTGCAGGCTCTGCCTGACCACTTTGGCCCTGGTCGGGCATCCTCTGTGCTGCAGCAGTGTGTACAGGCCTGTGTGGACTGTGCCCACAACCAGAATACTGTCTTCAGCTGCCTCAAACCAGGGCATGGGGGGGAGCTTATCTCAG cACACTTTGACCAGCAGCAGCACACGTTGACCTTACCAGCAGTAAACAGTGTGACATATGTGCTGCGCTTCCTGGAGAAGCTCTGCCACAACCTGCACTGCGATCCTCTGTTTGGCAGCCAGCCTGTGCCTCTGGGAGGGGTCCACTATGACAGCCATACTTACACAG AGCGAAGAGACCTGAATTCAGGGCCTGGCCGAGGTACTAAAAGATCTATTCAGGAATCATACAACAGCAGCCTGCTGCCCCACAAAATCACAAAAACCCATCGCCTTTCCTCTGAAG AGCCATTTCCAGTGGAGAATGGAGGCTCAGAGCACTTGGAAAAAACACCACTCTCCCCTAGTAAGAATCTGAGTCTGCACCCTCTTTCTCAAAGCAGTAGTTCCCCCAGCCGGCTTCATCGCCTGGGCTCTGCAG CTGGGCATCTTTGGACAAATAACATACAATCACGATAG